In Gossypium arboreum isolate Shixiya-1 chromosome 5, ASM2569848v2, whole genome shotgun sequence, a single genomic region encodes these proteins:
- the LOC108449911 gene encoding transcription repressor MYB6-like, with product MGRSPCCEKAHTNKGAWTKEEDQRLIDYIRLHGEGCWRSLPKAAGLLRCGKSCRLRWINYLRPDLKRGNFSEAEDELIIKLHSLLGNKWSLIAARLPGRTDNEIKNYWNTHIKRKLISRGIDPQNHGPLNQPTNTNKSTELDFRNVPKASKSNFAPNPSRDFNFNEFQVKAKAESIEEGNSSSSGMTTDEEQQQQQEDKYAGNSQELDLELSIGISSSGKNNNSTGVSTANSAESKPLLDKSNFQFLGQAMAAKAVCLCWQLGFGTSEICRNCQKYKWV from the exons ATGGGACGATCACCCTGTTGTGAAAAGGCACATACCAATAAAGGTGCCTGGACCAAAGAGGAAGACCAACGCCTCATTGACTACATCCGTCTCCACGGTGAAGGTTGCTGGCGTTCCCTCCCCAAAGCTGCTG GACTGCTTAGGTGTGGTAAGAGTTGCAGGTTAAGATGGATAAACTACTTGAGGCCTGATCTTAAGAGAGGAAATTTCAGTGAAGCTGAGGATGAACTTATCATTAAACTCCACAGTTTACTTGGAAACAA ATGGTCTTTAATAGCTGCGAGATTACCGGGAAGAACTGACAACGAGATCAAGAACTACTGGAACACGCACATCAAAAGGAAGCTTATAAGCAGAGGAATCGATCCACAAAATCATGGTCCACTCAATCAACCCACCAACACCAATAAATCCACTGAATTGGATTTCAGGAACGTACCTAAAGCTTCAAAATCCAACTTTGCTCCAAACCCATCTCGGGATTTCAATTTCAATGAATTTCAAGTTAAGGCCAAAGCAGAATCCATTGAAGAAGGAAACTCTAGCAGCAGTGGAATGACTACTGATGaagaacaacaacaacaacaggaGGACAAGTATGCAGGTAATAGTCAAGAGTTAGATTTGGAGCTATCAATTGGGATTAGTTCATCCGGAAAGAACAACAACTCAACCGGGGTTTCAACTGCTAACTCAGCCGAATCCAAACCGCTGTTAGACAAAAGCAATTTCCAGTTTCTTGGACAAGCTATGGCGGCTAAAGCAGTCTGTTTGTGTTGGCAGTTAGGGTTCGGAACAAGTGAAATTTGCAGGAACTGTCAAAAGTACAAATGGGTTTAA